caatttttttcttctgatgTTTATTTACAGAATGGAACAAAGCCCGTGCAGATGATGCAACAGAAAGCCAATTTTAACCTCGCATTCATTCCTGAAGTGAACAGTCAGATTATAGAGCTCCCATATGTTGGCGATGAGCTGAGCATGCTCATCATCTTACCTACAGAAATTGAAGATGATTCCACTGGACTGGAGAAGGTAAGGAAGGGCAGCTTCTGAAATTAGAAGAACATCCAATGAAGGAATCATTACACTTTGCAGGTCTGTTGCAGTTGCCTAAGAAAGGCACCATTAGGGACAATGCCTGTTTTACAAGCACTTCCAGATGTCAACACCAAATAAGTATCACTACAGCTCTTGGTTTTTACTTTTGTAAGATGTTGGTACCAGAAGTAGAATGTCTGTACCTTTTTGAATGATGTGAGAATAGGTGCTGAAGTTGTAGGAAGAAGGAAGAAAGCACAACAATTAAAGTTTGTCTGCATCACAACACTTTATTATGATTCTCTatataaatgcattcaaatatataAGCAGCAAATATAACACTAAATATGGATATTACCCCAGATTCTAGTGGGAGGAGTCTACAAGCATCTGTCCTTCAACAATAGGTAGCTTTGTAAAACATCAGTCCTTCAAGTCTGTGTCTCAGTCTTGCTCTCTACCCAACCTTTCTAACTGCCTTACTTTCTGTCTGAGTTGTGTCATCCCCAAGCTGCTACTCGGGTGAAGCGACCGGGTACAGTGGATTGCGGTGACCTTTAAACTATTTCTCCTGATTCATATTCTCTCATTATCTCTCTTGTCTCCTTGCAATATTTCTATAGTAAAtgctagggatgcaccgaattcAACTTTTTAGGATCTGGACGAAATACCGAATCtatctcaaaagatttggccaAATACCGTAACAAATCctacaaaacttgaaaatattagcaagaaaatgtaatgaaaagcAGAGGTACAAGAGACGTGCGCAACCTACAATATAGTTCTCTTTTTAgtaaatagtatttttattaccgagtGGAAATATataccaaaataacattttaatttgaaacacaatttaccgctagccagCTCtacaacagaaacatcaaaatacagaacagtgtACCTCTACCTTTACATTTAAAGGAGAGGAACATCTTTGTACTAacccacttgttttttttttcaatctgaggTTTTAACCTGTGAGTGAGtaacctgaatctccctgcaaaaataaaacccacgttgatttaaatgcatctTGTGTGTAATACATATCAAATAAGCTACAAAGTagtttataaataattaataaaactctgcagttcccaaatggttcaacttgtttttgcattaaaatagcataaaatGTTATTCCCTAAAGCATAGCTGTCGTTCTGAACATCTGAAAGttgtaaagttagaaaaaaaaaaaactattgtgcaccgattttttgttttgtttaactcagTATTTCAACAACTCGATATTATCTCAAGAACGCGTTTTACAGACATAGCAACAAAGCACAAAGGTCTAAGACAGTTTGTCGTTACTATATTACAGGTTTTACTGCATAACCTTACTCCATGAAATACATTTGCTTTCAAGAAAATAAGGCGTTTGGCATTTGCTGATGAGTCTGCAGTGACTGTGTGAGCAAATGTCCCCAGCAGTACTGAAAAGTTTCTCACTTTTGACAGATGTTGAGGGAGGGCAGAGATATACCTGTGCTGTTTTTGCCAATAATGGTTTGTCTTCCACCACTGAACTGGATCCTCTGTTTGAGAAATGAGAGGATCAAGATAAAAGGTGTTCATCTCTATCGCGACAGCATTTGTAGCCGTATGTGTACTTTCCTTGTATCAAAATAATTCATCCCAAGTGTTCCATATCCCAGTACAGTGTCTTTTGTTAGAAGCTGGCGGGTTATCTTCTGCCTGTTGCACAACTGCAGCTGTTGATTCATTTGATGACTTGGCAGAACTCGCAGAACAACAAGCTACAGCCTCCTGAACAAGTAACTTTGCCTGACATCATTGTGCATGGCTTGAACAAAAGTTAACTTTATATCTGGGATTGATGGCTGGTAGTAACAACTAACAAAGTATTTTCTTCAACTGCCTCAAATTTGTCTTGAACTAATGTCAATATCCAAGCTTTCATTTGCTTAACTCCATGGTCTGCTACTTCAGTTTGAATGTAGCGTTTCAACTTTGCCACTGCTGGGAGGAGAGTTGAAATGCATGCATCTGCTACACTGATTTCTTTGGTTAACGCTTCAAATGGTTTGAGAAGTCCCACAACGATCTCCATAAGAGCCCACTGTGCGTGTATATGTTGCATGTCATCTGTCTCAGACATGGAGATTTACTGCACGTTTCTGTTCCAATAGACGCTGGAACGTCAAATAGGTAGAATTCCACCTTGTTACATCCTGAATTAACTGATGACTTGGTAGACCCAACTCTAGTTGTAGCTTATTAAACCTTCTATTTGCGATTGAAGTGACCCACAATTTTCCTGGACATGTCAGAAATGCCACACCTCGTGAAAAGACTGTCATTTATGCACAGCTGGAGTGTGTGTGCAAAGCATCCCACTGTAGAAAGTCCAGCATCAGACATTGCTTTACGCATGTTAGCTGCATTGTCACGTACAACTACATGACATTTACTTATAGGAATGCCCCATGTCTTCATTATGTCCAGTAACAAATCTGCTACGTGTCTAGCTGTGTGCTTGCCACTAAAAGCTTTGCATTGTAAAACTGCACTTCTGCAACTGTAATTAATATCAATCAGTGTGAAGTTAAACTGAAGTAAGACTGAGTAGTATACTCAGATGTCCATGTATCACACGTAAAGGCTAATGCAGTCGTTTTATCAACAAAGTCTCCGATTGGCTTCATCACTTTATCATATGTATCAGGTATaattttatcagttaaaaaaatgatGAGATGGAATTCTGTTCCTTGGTTCAAGGAGTTGTAGCAGTTGTAGCGACGACAGAGTAAGGCTGCATATCTACTGCCATCATCTTTCTGCTAGCTGTGTGGATATTTTGAGCTTGAAGGTTGTCCGAAGTCCACTGCTGTTTTCGCACTGCAAATTCCGGCAACGTTATGTGAATAacgttgttttctttctgatgaGATTTCTGTGGTATTTCCACAGCAGTGAAATTGTCCTCTCTACCATCGTTCATTTTAGTACCAGCAGAACAAATGTTATACTCcacagaatgaatgaatgaacaaatgTTATACTCCACAGAATGTTTCTAACGCAGGTGTTTTAACAACGGTGATGTTGTATACTGTTTTGCTTCCTTGCCACCACGAGAATTCTGCATAAAGTACATGTTGCTTTACTGGAATCTCCCTCTTTCACTGAAAAATACATCCACGCCAGACTGGTTTTAGCGTTTTTTTTCCATTGCAAAATCACCAATCATGACGAATACTGCATTATGCAGGTTTAATGTGCAGGTTCCTGGCCTTGCAACAAGTACGTGCGTCTGGGCGGAAATATAGATTCAGATTCGGTTCACCAACTACTAATGGCCAAATcagaaccctgctcaaaaagtaggtattcgggctgAATCCGAAACtgaatcctggatttggtgcatccctagtaAATCAGTACTGGTGTTGTTAAAACTATAatcaacttctcagtctaacttctgtttctgtctctcccttttgatacattATCTTAACTGAAGAAAAATTATtctggcactttataacagacatcttattcagcatttgttttataactaaataaatgttagACCTATTATGTGGttctttccaaatgtatttacttttttgctgctaGAGGAGCTGTAGTTTTTTccaggagacgagacgcttcaacttcacttcagccccgctctggcatccgaacctggggcgagcccattccctcttcccctctcccgacctactgtccttctcgcacttggtttgcttgtctgccGCTTGGAACTAAACTTCTGACTGCCATTTAACCAGGCTATTTCTAGTTTAAaagctgctaattaaaatgagccaccagtgggaatgttacctttggtgctttatgcatggttaattcatggaaattTGCATTTTTGCTTcaataaatgtgcattatagatagggagttattttgttttgtattttagtcagttGTGTGTTGTGTCCCTCggcgccccccccaccccctcccccatttataacgTTCTCTGGTTGTAATGCTCATATTTTGTGTCCCCTGCAACTGCGTTctaacaagggagcactgtaatGGTTAAACCTACTAGATCTTACAATTAATATCTAATAATACATTGCATCTTCCTCAAAACTTTAACAAAACCTTGTGTGCAAAATTGAAGCAGAAGATGCAGCTGAGAGAACAATGTTTAAGCTAGATGGATGTTATTGTTTACCAGTAGTGAGATTTTCAGTCAGATGCAGAACAAAAGTACAGAATACATTGTCAAGCATATCAGTAGGTTGTAGAGAGTAATGCTGTCAGGGAGTGGGACAACGGTCTCATTGTCAGCAGGTAAGATCCAGACCCTTTGCATTGAAGGATTGACACAATCTTGCCCCTCTTGAGGATGGGCCATGGTATGAAGAAGCCTAGATCGAAAGGATAAAGGCTTCTTCCTCAGACACCAACATAAACGGTGAGAGGTAAGCTTGGTGAAAGGTGGAGAGAGGTTGAGGAGAGAGCACTCTTGCAGCTAAAGCACAGGTCATTTCGATAGGCTTGTACCATTAGGGGCTGTACTGCCCTGAACAACAGCAAGCTTCTATTTAAAACCAATGCTATGTGACTTTTAATATTGTGAAAATACCAAGAGGTGTTTGTGGTGTTTCTTTCTGCAGCTTGAAAGGGAGCTCACCTTTGAAAATCTCATGAAGTGGACTAAGCCAGAAATGATGGAAAACATTGAGGTGACCGTGACCCTGCCAAAATTCAAGCTGGAGGAGACCTATGACCTCAGCTCAGTTCTGATCAGCTTGGGCATGGTAGATGCCTTTGATGTTTGCAAGTCTGATTTCTCTGGCATGTCTCCCAGTAATGAACTAGTGCTGTCGAAGGTGGTGCACAAGTCCTTTGTGGAGGTGAATGAGGAGGGGACAGAGGCAGCAGGCGCCACTGTTGCCTTCATTGTACTGACCTGTGTGATGAACCCTGCCCAGTTCAATGCTGACCACCCATTCCTGTTCTTCATTAGGCACAACAAAACCCGTAACATCCTCTTCTATGGCAGGTTCAGCTCTCCTTAAATCTGCATTTCTGTAGAGTTGGTCAGCCTTGTATACAAGTGCTCTGATTTTTACCTTACACCcttatgtcttatcacacaataTATAAAAGCCATAATGAGGTGTTCTTTATAGGCAAAGGGTATTTAAAACGGACAGCTGATTTGCATAGCTCCTTTTTGTATATTTCTTACAAAACTGCTTTTAGGGATGATGGAATGACATTTTATTGGACTGCATAACTGTTTTATCACCACACTGTGTAATCTTCAATAGTTCTGCTTACAGTTGGAATAAACAAGGCTTTAAACATGCATTACACTCTTACAAGTccttttttgttagttttctttttccagATTTTAATTTCACTTATGCATTAGAAGTCAGCAGTGGCCCTGtcccttacaaaaaaagtacTAATAATATTACTATACAAACACTATAGTAATGCACAATAGTAAAATGACAATGCTATAGTACTGTACTACAGTAGTAGTATTGTTCTGCACTGCAGAACTGTACTCCATTAATACAGTAGTACAGCTacaatgtaatacagtacaacaaGTCAAATCTAGTAGTCCAATGGTAATACTAGTAGCAGTACTTGACAACAGTGCTATATTTTGCtaatagtttatttaaaatgctccaagtttttatttcaataattttaATTGCATACAGAATGTTGCTGATTCTGTACATTACTTAGCAGTTTAGTTTATCACTAATGTGGCAGGTCTTTTGGCAAGACGTTTCTTCATCTTTCAGTTTAATTTAACGATGCAAATACTGACTTCTGATTGGTTTTTGACAGTTGATGGGATTTTGATCAGGTAGAGAGATGTTTTTAAAGAATGGGTAAAGTGATGAGGCAGCAGGTACTCTACCAGAGATTACTGTGTGACGAGCAagtcaagaagctgctttatacacacagtgatgattgttaaaatataaagtgagTAAATAATTCCTTCTCCCACCTCCACCTTATTGGACTAGTTAACTGGTTTATAACAATAACACTGATAATTACCgataataaaacacttaaatagAGCCTAGTGTTCAGATTAATATTCTTGAATGGTAAAAAACTTTATACTTATGCATGATTTGAATGTATGATCTGCATACattgataaatatattttatgtcaTACTTGTGTCCcctttaattttcaaaaaatgtgtcCCCTTGTAATTGTGTCCCCTTTAATTTTCAACTCCTTTGAATTATTACAACTTCCAGTCAGTGAGGAATTGGCTATTACATCTCTCAGCACCAGAACTGACAGCAAATCTGATACTAGTCTTGGAACAGAAGAGTGGCTTTGACTTCTCAAGCCAAACATACCATGAACTTCAtatgctggggaaaaaaaacatagtaaaccTCAATTAGATAACCTCTGAGTTTCTTGGGTTTAATTGATTATATATCCTCATACCCTGTACAGTAATGACAGTCAACAGTTTTCATAATGTCAATGCAATTACAAGTGAGTGTAACAGATAATACAATATGTTTTGCTATGTACAGCAATGTCAGAGGTTTGTACAGTTAACAAAATTACTTTTTCTGGTTACATCACAGAGGAGCACACATGTCATGAATGACAGCTGTAATACCCAAACACAATACATCTTGGATACTTTGGTAGAAATCTTTAATAAGCGTAATAGACATCCTTAATGTAGGAAGCTATATATGCGTGCGTTTAACACTGACCTGACTGATACAAGCAGCTCAGTGGACACTGAACTCCATCTTGAGAGTGATCGATGGATAAGAGGAATGCATTGAAGCCTATAGAGAACGATGGCACAAAACACAGACCAGGGAGACGAGTTCTGAAAGAGGGAGCCTTTTCATTGggtaaagcaaaggaaaagataaTGCCTCTGGCGTTGCTCCTAGACTACTTGGGTCTTCTGAGCCTTATCTACAAAATATTTGTTTGGCACACTTTTAACACATGTGTAAAAATGTTCTTTAAGTATCATCAGGAAAGCTGGTTTCAATGATTTTcaactgtgattaaaaaaaaaaaaaccggttTAATAAAGATTAATCAGTTGGAACAGTGGCTCTCaaggtatacagtatgtttaaataaGTTAGACGTACAGACAAAATCAGACCGACTCCTCATATCTCAATATGATACTGAACAATTTGTACTGAAGATGGTACTGTTGTAGGTCTGCATTGCAATGGAGGATAATAGAGTCCATATAGATTTGTGAACCATGGCTAGCAATTCTGAGTACATGTACAGATAGACTTAGTGGTGAATATCCAACATAGAGGTTTTTAATGCTAAGAGATATTACAGGTATGATGAATTACTGCATTGCTCTGAAGTACTGTAATGAAACGAACAATGCATTACTCATATTTACCTGTACCAGTatgagtgatctttagcagaactGGAAACATggcaaataaaacatcaaaatagTGTGTGGAATATCAAGATATATGCctaatatatacatgttttaaatctaaattgtGCTGTTCTTCATATGCTACTGTAGTTGTGGCATCAATGTGTTATTTactgcaaataatattttttttttttattaaacaatccGTACCCAGCCTGCTGACATTAAACATGTCTGTCATAATCGCTTGCCATGCATTCTCTCCTTTACCCGAATGTGACCCAATCCTTTTGTCTGCACATTTGACACTGTGCAATATCGCTTTAATTCACTTGCGGCAATATCTGTACTATCTCTTTAAAAACGCAGTGGGTGGAAGGCGTGGCTGGTTAAATATTTTGTCAGTACCGAATTGAACGACGATTAGAGGCTGTGCTTTCTGTTGTGTGTTTCAATCGCTGTTAAAGTAAACTACAGTAAGTATTGAAATCTAACATATTTAAGAGTTTGTGTTCACTATATTTTGTCAATGAATATTCAGATGTCATGCTGGGTGAAGAACTATATAcccaaaataattaataatttcgAACTAGTGTAGGCAGGTAACTTGCGTTTATGTCAAGATCAGAATCTGTTAATATACggcttgatttaaaataaagtaaaattgaAGTGGggtaatttaaaaatgtaatattaaaagcTTAATGTAACTTACTGTACGGTATCGTATTGGAAGTTAGTTGAGACATGATGTATGGAGCTATTTTCGTTTGCATTATTCGTCTGATAATTTAGGTGTGCAACTTCtgctaatttttatatatatatatatatatatatatatatatatatatatatatatatccataaataaatcaaaaggatTAACAGAAACAACGGTCACAtagcaaaataaacagtttaaacaaaaaccaaTCGTGAACACCAAAAATACAGGGACAGCAAAACAGGTACCGCGCTGGTCCTTCCAGTACGGGTTGCGTTTCCTTCTCCAGTCTCTCCTTCAACACCAACCCCTTTGCTCATCGGCCCAACATTGATCCAGTATCGTTGGGCCAATGTTGGCTTATGATATTGGGCCAACTTTATAACGCTTATAAGCCCTGTCATTCCCATTTAATGTTGTCTTCACAATGCTGTTCTTCAGGTGACCCATCAGCAACAGCACCAAGACCCCAGTGGCAAAACAACGCAAAAACAACAATGTCAAAAAAAAGCCACTTCACACTATAGGTTAACCGATTTTACTCACACGTtcaggttagaaaaaaaaaaaaatatgcacaccCATTCTTTTGAGGTTCTGAGTGAAGAAATCTGAAAAATCACACCTGTATGGTAGATTGAAACATTGTCTGTATACTGGGTATACAATTCCTTTCATTAAGCTTCAAAAGCATCCTTGTGGTTTCTGGCTGCCCCAGCTTCAAAACATCTTTGCCTGCCACCATTTCTGTCTCTGGCATATCGCAGCCAAATCATGGCTGCAGATGCAAACTCATCTTCTGTGGCTAATGATGTTCATGTAGATCTTAGATCTCTGATGTAATTTAAAGATAATCGGTTTTGCTTTTCACGAATTAACTCAAAATTGCATAGGAGACAGAGTGGCATGATTGAATGCAATACACATATTTATCTAAAGTGGCCAAAGAAGGTCTGACCTTTTTTTGGAATTTAGCCACAGTGCAGGGGCTTCTTGTCCACCATTAGTCAAAACAGGCAACGTGGATGCCAGTTTGGTCCATGTTTCATTACTGTGGAGCTTTACTAGAGCATTTTTATGATCTCCGAATCTTGAAAGACCAAACATCTCGGACATTCTTTCAGATTAACCAAAATACGACTTTGACATTTTGATAATTTATATGTAAATATGATAAGTCAAGTACTCatatctctttgtattattataatataggCCGATAAATTGAGCTGTTGAGACATTTACTTACTAAAAATAATCTTCCTCAGGCAGAGGTTATTGAAGGCTTTTTTCTCCCCTCTTTTCCCAACCAAGTTGAAATCAACAGCAACTGTGTTTTTCCCGACTGCATTTTACATAGCAATGTGCACAACTTAAAATATTGTCTGTTGCAGTATATATAAAAgtacaaatgttgttttgttaatataatttttgATTCACAAGAACtctgtatttttataaaaaaaatggtatcaATCAGCATTAACCCCGGACTGCTAAGCATAtaggtataatacattttatgaaaaagtagCATTATGTTTACAATAATAGTTGTATTTTGTGGTTGCATgacaaaaaacccacaaaaactcGGCACCAATAAAAATGTCagaatctgacaaaaaaaaaaaaaaaacagtatgtagtGAAAAGGGAGCATAATTGATGTGAAACAGCCGACTCCCAAAATCACAATTCCTTTAGCGCAGGGTGTCACAATGGCCTCTGCAGAGAAGGGGTTAAGGTCTGTATTTGCATTCAtgaattaaaacattgttttgttgcaTTCTATTCAATCACCATGCATTTTGGTGTGAATAATTTAACAGGATTGTATACagctaaataacaaaacaaaattatataaggATTATACATTCTACAGTGCTGCAGATCAGTTGAGTATAGTACAAATTTATATTATCTGACATATTAGATGCCTAAATGTCAGATATTCCAAATGTTTTTTAGATCCCttgccacagctgtaaatgcaaaattaaagccattggtacaaaaataaataaacgaaagCACCATGTCCCAAGTATATCTGTTGTAACTGCATGTAATAACAGGTCCTACAGCTGCTGTGGTTTACAGCCAAAAAATGAGCATGcactaaataaatcactgaaGTGTATGGCAACCTAATAGTCAAGGCTACATGTTTTTTGcactaaaaaactttaaatatgCAATGTGTTAGGAAATTTTCTGAGAAATTACAGAAGACACATACCTCTGAACTGCAAAACCTGCTTTGCGGATGTTTCCATGACGTTTGGTCTTGAAAGAACCGTACTTACTAGAGGTTTGACTAGGGCTTCATCCTGCAGCTTTTTCCTCTAGGTTGTCTACAGCTGCCATTGTATCAAGGGGAAGCTGCACACAATCAGGGAGCTGCAGTTCTGCTTCTCCTCCAACTCCAAAATCCACCAACTGTTGAAGAAGACAAGTATTCTGGGTTACTTGGGATTTCATTTCTTCCACACATAGGAAGACATTTCTCAcaaaacctgcaaaaaataaGAGATGCAGCTCTCTATTGCTGAAATCTACCAATATAGCATTCAGCATAAAATAATGTACACACAGAGGTAACCAATGTAATAAAAGACAGTTTGGGTGTACATACAGTGGGGCAAAAATGTTCTgagttatttgtgtttttgattgtAAACAGTCAAAATGACGCTTAAAATTAAACTATGTTCTATATACAGTAACtatatagttccctttcaattcgaagatggccaccaaacatcgttatggaaTACACACCTGCCTATTGGTAttggtgtcactgagctcctatgtcaaagctgcagataggcccccttcccccagtgacatcctcggtcccgcctcccgagggtacttaaccgtcacgcaagGGAAGAACCaccctctttcgcttctcacattggtaaggcaagacctctgtgttgcattgagccctgtcttcttataaaaagtgcCCTGTAAGcaactgctagttcccctgcactttgtgctgaaagctggcatcgccagccccggaatcagtagtttaaaaaattgtagcctttttattctgtttctgactttcAGCACCTGCGTGCTCCGCGTGTCAAGCTACTGCTTTCTGTCCGTCTTAGCACGATAAGTATtcttgttaagaattgtgtgtgtttttcaccccttcttacttcagagagcactattactccacgggaccgggcttgccttgttcccGTTGTCGAGTTTGCCCACCAGCCACTTGTAGGCCTTGTTGGGCCTTGTTGGGTTGAAACGTAAACGGGCTGCACTGGCCTTCACCTTGGTGTAAGTCGCTCGAATCAATAGACagagtgctctcccccatctgtcctgtaatatt
This Polyodon spathula isolate WHYD16114869_AA chromosome 3, ASM1765450v1, whole genome shotgun sequence DNA region includes the following protein-coding sequences:
- the LOC121313102 gene encoding leukocyte elastase inhibitor-like, whose amino-acid sequence is MESLARANTIFALDLFKKLSNDRKAENIFYSPLSISSALAMVYLGARGNTAAEMAQSVHFNKSQDDVHSGFRALISDINKQGAPYKLCLANRLYGEKSFDFIKEFIQDTKKFYQAELEAVDFVNAPEAARQNINSWVQNHTQDKIQNLLAKGTVDDLTRLVLVNAIYFKGKWGEKFSESETRERSFRLSKNGTKPVQMMQQKANFNLAFIPEVNSQIIELPYVGDELSMLIILPTEIEDDSTGLEKLERELTFENLMKWTKPEMMENIEVTVTLPKFKLEETYDLSSVLISLGMVDAFDVCKSDFSGMSPSNELVLSKVVHKSFVEVNEEGTEAAGATVAFIVLTCVMNPAQFNADHPFLFFIRHNKTRNILFYGRFSSP